ACCTACCGGGTGCTGTTCGGTGTAGCCACGCCGCAGGGCGTGAACCCATCCGCCCTCGGCCAGGGTGAAAGCACCACGGGGACAATCTATTTCGACGTCACCGGCGACGCTCCCGACAGCGTGGTATACAACGCGGGCGGGCCAGATCTGGCGGTGTGGGTGCAGCCGCCACCGGTGCCGCAGCGGCCGGCGACGCGGTCCGGGTCGGGTTCGGGCGCGTCCTCGGGCTCTGGTGCGGGCGGCGCGGTGGCTGCTGAGCCGGCTGGCGCCGAGACAGAAGCGGTCCCCGCGGGCGAGGCCGCGGAAGCGGCCACGCCGGTCACCGACGGCGCGGTCGTCCCCGTCGAGGGCGGCAGCCAGGGCACCCCGATCGAGGGTGGAAGCGAGGGCACTCCGTTGCCGGCGGGTGACGGTGCGCCAGAGCTGCCGGCAGTGGCCCCGGAGCCCAGCGTCGCTGGGACGCAGCCTGCCGGGCAGGGTTCAGGACCGGCGCCCGGGCCAAGTGCCGGCACGCCGTTGCCGGCCGAGGAGCACGGGACCTCTGCCGTGGTGGTGCCTTCACCGGGCGCCTGACGAGCGGTGTCGACGAGAGGCGTTCAGACGGCGTGGGGGACGGGCTGTTTGTCCCTGGTGGCCTCGGCGGTGGCCTGGCTGGTCATGTAACCCCAGTCCTTGCGGATCGCGAACACGTAGCTGTGCCACAGCGGGATAGCGATGAGTCGCATCCGTTCTGCTTCGGTCATGGTGGCGGCAGCCGGTGAGGCACTGGCCCGTCGCCACGCCGTGGTGCGGGCGAGGTCGTCGGCGATCCAGTAGAGCAGTTCGTCGACTGCGGTTGTCTCGCGAGTAACGGTGCCGTGTACGAAGGTTCGGGTGCGGTAGCGGTACAGGGTGCCAGCGGGACCGACTGTGGCAATGCTGTAGCACGGCCCGTCGTGATGATCTTCTGTATCCGGGCGCACCTGTGCGGGGGTCGCGGAGTCCAGGGGCAGCGGCGCTCCGGCGATGGTCATCAGCTGAGCCTTGATGCCGTCGATCTGCTGCTGCAAGGGCACGGTCGGCTCGGGATCCGCCTGGAGCTGTTCGGGTGTCCGCGTGGCTCCGACGGCCTGCTGCTCGGGGGCTGCGGGCTGGGGCTGCTGGAGCGGCGTGCCGGCAGCAGGATCGGGGTCCTGATCGGTGGGCCGTCCGGCGGTAGGGGCGTCGTCGATCAGGACGACGGCCACGACCGCGGTCTTGGTGGTGTCCAGTGTGTCGTCGGCGGCCGCGGTCGAGTCCAGGACGTAGGACAGGGCCACGGGGAAGTCGGTCATCCCGCGGTGCGGGCGCTGACCGGGCGCGTGCGGGTGCACGACGACGTCGGTGATCCACAGGTAAGGGCCGTGGTCGTCGTGGCCGAGCAGATCAGGATCACAGCGGTCGAGGGGGAACGCGTCGTCGGGGCGGAAGTACACCGGTTCGTCGAGGGTCGCGTAGTAGGTGTCGCCGGCGAACAGACGCACGGTCGACCCGGTACGGGGCAGCTGCGTGCTCAGGTCCTCGGGCCCGGACTGCATGTGGGTGATTGTGAAGTGGGACATCAGGTTTCCTAGCTGCCGGTAGCGGCTGTGTAGGTGATTCGCAGGCGACCATCCAGGGCACATCGGAGTCGTCCGGCCGCGGCGCGGTAGAACGCGGCGGGCAGCGGACGTCCCGTCGTGGATGGGTCGTCGACGTCGGTGTCAACGCGGGGGACGGTTGTGGTGGGCCAGCTTTGAGGGGTCAATGAGGCCAGCAGCTGGTCGACATCAGTGGCGTCCTGGCCCGCGGCGAGCTCGGCAGTGATGCGAGCAAGCTCGTCGGTGACATCGGCGTCCATCTGCTTGTCGAGCTGGGTGAGCAGAGCGACGACATCG
The Mycobacterium dioxanotrophicus DNA segment above includes these coding regions:
- a CDS encoding DUF1942 domain-containing protein, yielding MKNVGMTLVTLAGVAVAGVAVAPSAVAEEAVIHHFGASAELVNGTVVQEWTVSDLKPSSDVIPYPVAGTLWEATATDTAVEGSVIPIVSNFNARARSGQTYRVLFGVATPQGVNPSALGQGESTTGTIYFDVTGDAPDSVVYNAGGPDLAVWVQPPPVPQRPATRSGSGSGASSGSGAGGAVAAEPAGAETEAVPAGEAAEAATPVTDGAVVPVEGGSQGTPIEGGSEGTPLPAGDGAPELPAVAPEPSVAGTQPAGQGSGPAPGPSAGTPLPAEEHGTSAVVVPSPGA
- a CDS encoding helix-turn-helix domain-containing protein, which translates into the protein MTPADFKTIRESLGLSAQWLADAVGVDQRTVRRWEDGALPLRTDVVALLTQLDKQMDADVTDELARITAELAAGQDATDVDQLLASLTPQSWPTTTVPRVDTDVDDPSTTGRPLPAAFYRAAAGRLRCALDGRLRITYTAATGS